Proteins from a genomic interval of Plasmodium reichenowi strain SY57 chromosome 13, whole genome shotgun sequence:
- a CDS encoding V-type proton ATPase 21 kDa proteolipid subunit, putative: MYNSWFEIVRSISPYNWAMLGIALSLFLSIMGAAWGIFICGTSIVGASVKSPRIISKNLISIIFCEALGMYGVITAVFLQIKFSGLSTEVHPPLVLTNKTDPLIMNTIRGGWALFASGLTAGLSNLVSGVSVGITGSSCAIGDAHSSDLFVRMLMIEICASVIGLYGLIVAIVSIGDIQLT, encoded by the exons ATGTATAATTCGTGGTTTGAAATAGTGCGATCCATATCGCCATATAATTGGGCAATGTTAGGTATAGCCctttcattatttttatctattATGGGTGCAGCATg gggtatatttatatgtggTACAAGTATTGTTGGAGCTTCGGTTAAATCACCACGtattatttcaaaaaatttaatatcaATTATTTTCTGTGAAGCATTag GTATGTATGGTGTTATTACGGCAGTATTTTTGCAAATAAAATTTAGCGGGTTATCTACAGAGGTACACCCACCATTAGtattaacaaataaaaCAGATCCTTTAATTATGAATACAATAAGAGGAGGATGGGCATTATTTGCTAGTGGTCTGACTGCAGGATTGTCTAACCTTGTTTCAGG AGTTTCTGTTGGAATAACAGGAAGTTCATGTGCCATTGGAGATGCACATAGTTCTGATCTCTTTGTCAGAATGTTAATGATTGAAATTTGTGCGAGTGTTATAG GTTTATATGGTTTAATTGTCGCTATTGTATCAATTGGAGATATTCAACtaacataa
- a CDS encoding adenylosuccinate synthetase — translation MNIFDHQIKNVDKGNVVAILGAQWGDEGKGKIIDMLSEYSDITCRFNGGANAGHTISVNDKKYALHLLPCGVLYDNNISVLGNGMVIHVKSLMEEIESVGGKLLDRLYLSNKAHILFDIHQIIDSIQETKKLKEGKQIGTTKRGIGPCYSTKASRIGIRLGTLKNFENFKNMYSKLIDHLMDLYNITEYDKEKELNLFYNYHLKLRDRIVDVISFMNTNLENNKKVLIEGANAAMLDIDFGTYPYVTSSCTTVGGVFSGLGIHHKKLNLVVGVVKSYLTRVGCGPFLTELNNEVGQYLREKGHEYGTTTKRPRRCGWLDIPMLLYVKCINSIDMINLTKLDVLSGLEEILLCVNFKNKKTGELLENGCYPVEEEISEEYEPVYEKFSGWKEDISTCNEFDELPENAKKYILAIEKYLKTPIVWIGVGPNRKNMIVKKNFSLN, via the exons atgaatatatttgatcatcaaattaaaaatgtgGATAAAGGGAATGTAGTTGCAATATTAGGTGCACAATGGGGTGATGAAGGgaaaggaaaaataattGATATGTTATCAGAATATTCTGATATTACTTGTAGATTTAATGGAGGTGCTAATGCAGGACATACGATATCTGTAAATGATAAGAAATATGCTTTACATTTATTACCATGTGGtgtattatatgataataatataagtGTATTAGGAAACGGAATGGTAATACATGTAAAATCATTAATGGAAGAAATTGAATCAGTCGGAGGAAAGTTGTTAGATagattatatttatcaaataaagcacatatattatttgatatTCATCAAATTATTGATTCAATTCAAGAAAcgaaaaaattaaaagaaggAAAACAAATAGGTACAACAAAAAGAGGTATTGGACCATGTTATTCTACAAAAGCTTCCAGAATAGGTATAAGATTAGGaactttaaaaaattttgaaaactttaaaaatatgtatagTAAATTAATAGACCACTTAATggatttatataatataacagAATATGACAAAGAAAAAGAACTCaacttattttataattatcacTTAAAGTTAAGAGATAGAATAGTTGATGTTATTTCCTTTATGAATACAAATTTAGAAAACAACAAAAAAGTATTAATTGAAGGTGCTAATGCAGCTATGTTAGATATTGATTTTGGAACATATCCATATGTAACTAGTAGCTGTACAACGGTTGGTGGGGTTTTCTCAGGACTTGGAATTCATCATAAAAAACTGAATTTAGTTGTAGGTGTAGTTAAAAGTTATTTAACCAGAGTTGGGTGTGGCCCTTTCTTAACtgaattaaataatgagGTTGGTCAATATTTAAGAGAAAAAGGTCATGAATATGGAACGACTACCAAGAGACCAAGAAGGTGTGGATGGCTCGACATACCaatgttattatatgttaaGTGCATTAATAGTATTGATATGATAAACTTAACAAAATTGGATGTTTTATCTGGATTAGAGGAAATATTATTGTGTGtcaattttaaaaataaaaaaacag gAGAACTACTTGAAAATGGTTGCTATCCTGTTGAAGAAGAAATATCAGAAGAATATGAACCAGTTTATGAAAAATTCAGTGGATGGAAAGAAGACATCTCGACTTGTAATGAATTTGATGAATTACCAGAAAATgcaaaaaaatatattttagcTATAgagaaatatttaaaaactCCAATAGTTTGGATTGGTGTAGGTCctaatagaaaaaatatgatagttaaaaagaattttaGCCTAAACTAA
- a CDS encoding 60S ribosomal protein L7-2, putative, which yields MDKKKSKKEPIKKKEYNKVKHVKFRRIKKINFKEEKIRTDKRKINIEKIRKRQKKFDTLYKKKEYTKKLNGQKNEYMNLKNELVNEKFDTERQCVFIIRNDVDCIHNESKLLLKELKLINKYDGIILINTEENMKKLYVIKPYICYGYIKKYNFYNLMEKRLYIRDQDQIKRCDSNKMIEQIFSKEGIYSFRSFCDYIFECKDNADIITKNYIYPFDFSFLNTKITFDFLQFKQDFKGFLKNEINEILEKII from the exons atggaTAAAAAGAAATCAAAGAAAGAACcaataaagaaaaaagaatataacAAAGTGAAACATGTAAAATTTAGAAGaattaagaaaataaattttaagGAGGAAAAAATACGAACagataaaagaaaaattaatattgAGAAAATAAGA AAACGTCAAAAGAAATTTGATACactttataaaaaaaaagagtatacaaaaaaattaaatggacagaaaaatgaatatatgaacttgaaaaatgaattagtaaatgaaaaatttgATACGGAAAGACAATgtgtttttataataagaaaCGATGTTGATTGTATACATAACGAATCCAAATTGTTATTAAAG GAATTAAAGcttattaataaatatgatggaataatactaataaacacagaagaaaatatgaaaaagctttatgttataaaaccatatatatgctatggatatattaaaaaatataatttttataatctTATGGAAAAAAGACTTTATATAAGAGATCAAGatcaaataaaaagatgtgattcaaataaaatgatTGAACAAATATTTAGTAAAGAAGGAATATATTCCTTCAGATCCTTTTGtgattatatttttgaatgTAAAGATAATGCAGATATTATAActaaaaattatatttatccctttgatttttcctttttaaaTACCAAGATAACTTTTGACTTTTTACAATTTAAACAAGACTTTAAAGGAttcttaaaaaatgaaattaatgaaatattagaaaaaattatataa